A window from Vigna angularis cultivar LongXiaoDou No.4 chromosome 7, ASM1680809v1, whole genome shotgun sequence encodes these proteins:
- the LOC108336919 gene encoding E3 ubiquitin-protein ligase SIRP1 codes for MPLNRGQRQTTRWYHQLCFVPTSSDSSDDSDVESVIITPSTTITTSRTWQELSPPLPLPPSPPPPPPPPNPEPQMDWRFLPPPPPPDFVRPLLLQQHQLDLSGVWAILNEEVLQDRLQSPNISHVFEGDNSGCSTIAMNGLSRVRVSETDKLFLCPICMDEFKVCDQAYRLPCTHTYCSECILRWLNSSKTCPVCRLQLNNNNNLNSHVEFLSTSLSSPPSPYFRSPPRPEYLVESSLYPTAGVENSASGNSDEADYDSACDELGDSQEDGASHTANDL; via the coding sequence ATGCCACTGAACCGTGGCCAAAGGCAAACCACAAGGTGGTATCATCAGCTATGCTTTGTTCCCACTAGTTCAGATAGTTCAGATGACTCGGACGTAGAATCTGTAATCATTACACCAAGTACTACAATTACAACTAGTAGGACATGGCAAGAACTTTCTCCGCCGCTGCCGCTGCCgccatcaccaccaccaccaccaccaccaccaaatcCTGAACCTCAAATGGATTGGCGCTTTCTACCACCACCGCCACCACCAGATTTTGTACGGCCACTGTTGCTGCAACAGCATCAGCTTGATCTCAGTGGGGTTTGGGCTATTCTTAACGAAGAAGTACTGCAGGATAGGCTTCAATCTCCCAATATAAGTCATGTTTTTGAAGGTGATAATAGTGGATGCTCAACGATTGCCATGAATGGCCTTAGCAGGGTAAGAGTATCAGAGACAGATAAACTCTTTCTCTGTCCCATTTGCATGGATGAGTTTAAAGTGTGTGATCAAGCATACCGGTTACCCTGCACCCACACCTATTGTTCCGAATGCATTCTTCGTTGGCTTAACAGCAGCAAAACATGTCCAGTTTGCAGGCttcaattgaataataataataatttgaactCGCATGTTGAATTTCTATCAACATCATTGTCTTCACCACCATCACCATACTTTCGTTCTCCTCCGCGCCCGGAGTACCTCGTAGAATCTTCTCTCTACCCTACAGCTGGTGTAGAGAACAGTGCAAGTGGTAACTCAGATGAAGCTGATTATGATAGTGCATGTGATGAGCTTGGTGATTCTCAAGAAGATGGTGCTTCTCATACTGCTAATGATTTATGA